The proteins below come from a single Cervus elaphus chromosome 4, mCerEla1.1, whole genome shotgun sequence genomic window:
- the LOC122692446 gene encoding thymosin beta-4-like — protein sequence MSDKPGMVEIEKFDKSKLKKMETQEKNPLPWKETIEQEKQAGEW from the coding sequence ATGTCTGACAAGCCCGGTATGGTGGAGATTGAGAAGTTTGATAAGtcgaaattgaagaaaatggaaacgCAAGAGAAAAACCCACTGCCTTGGAAAGAAACGATTGAACAGGAGAAGCAAGCAGGCGAGTGGTAA